The window AAACCGCAAAACTGAATATAAATCAGACAAACAGAAAAAATCTTTAAAAAAAGTGTTGACTCATTTGTCCCTCACTCGTAATATGCACGCCGCGTTGAGGGACATACTTCAACGCAGTACTGATGCGGAGTGGTAGTTCAGTTGGTTAGAATACCGGCCTGTCACGCCGGGGGTCGCGGGTTCGAGTCCCGTCCACTCCGCCATTTAGTACATCCCCCGAATTTTTGCGGAGTGGTAGTTCAGTTGGTTAGAATACCGGCCTGTCACGCCGGGGGTCGCGGGTTCGAGTCCCGTCCACTCCGCCATTTTTCTTAAGCGCAAATCTGTGCAGCATCACCAATTATTTTTTTAGATACCACCAAAGCCGGTCTTGCTTGGTTTGGCTGAATCGTTTTCGCATTCGACTTGTACCTCCTGCTTTTTACCTCTAAGAATTGGCTTTTTGACGCTTACCCCTTGAGCAAGCGCTCATACAGGGCTAGAGTAATGGCACAAAAATCACAATGACAAGAAACAGTGGGAGTTATCCATGCGTAAAACATTATTAGCCGTCGCAATTGGTGCAGCGGTATCACTCGGCGCTTGCAGCGATGCGAGCAAGCCATCAAATACTGAAAACGGTTCTGCACAAGCTGAAAGTAGCCAGGAAGCAACGGCAATGAACCCATTCTTCGAAGCCAGCTCACTGCTTTATCAAGCGCCTGACTTCAATGCCATTGAGTTTAAACACTTCAAACCTGCTTTTGAGCGTGGCATGAAAGAGCATATGGAAGAAATTAAAGCCATTGCGACCAACTCTGAAGAGCCAACGTTTGAAAACACTATTGTTGCCATGGAAAAGTCTGGCGCAATCCTTGGTCGTGTAAGCTCTGTATTCTATAACTTGTCTTCGTCACACTCGAATGACCAAATTCGCGAACTGCAAGCTGAGCTGGCGCCTAAGATGGCTTCACATAGTGACAACATTCGTTTAAATGCTGATTTATTCGCGCGCATTAAAACATTGCATGAACAGCGTAATGATTTGGATTTAGACAGTGAAGCGAAGCGTTTACTGGAAGAAACTTATAAAGAGTTCATTCGCGCTGGCGCACAGCTTAACGATGAACAGAAAGCGCAAATTCGTGAAATCAATGAGCAGCTTTCAAGCCTGACTAACGAATTCCGCGATGGCTTAATGTCTCTGACCCAAGAAACCGTTGTGTTTGTTGAAGATAAAGAGAAACTGACAGGCTTAAGTGACAGCCGTATTGAGAGTCTGGCGAATGCAGCGAAAAGCCGCGATAAAGAAGGCCAGTACGCGATTGTTCTGACGAATACGACTCGCCAGTCTATCTTAGCTGAACTGGAAAATCGTGAGCTTCGTCAGGAAATCTGGGAAGCGTCGGCAAACCGTGGTACTGGCAACACGGAAACCGATCAAAACCCGTTGGTTAAACAGTTAGTCAAGCTGCGTGCTGATAAAGCGCAACTTTTGGGCTACAACTCTTGGGGTGACTATGTTCTGGAAACGAACATGGCAGGTAACCCTGATGCGGCGAAGAAAATGCTGCGCGACTTAGTGCCGGCGGTAGTTTCAAATGTAGAGCGTGAAGCGGCGGAAATTCAGGCTGCGATTGACGCCGACGGTAAAGATTTCGAATTGAAGCCTTGGGACTGGTTCTACTACGCTGAGAAAGTGCGTGCTGAGAAGTATTCACTCGATTCTGATGAAGTGAAAAAATACTTCGAATTTAACCGTGTGTTAGAAGACGGTGTTTTCTATGCAATGGGTGAGCTGTTCGGTATTACGTTTGAAGAGCGTAAAGACATTCCTGTGTATCAGGAAGATGTAAAAGTTTACGAAGTCTTTGACGTTGACGGTAGCAGTTTAGGCCTTTTCTACGCTGACTATTATGCACGTGACAGTAAGCGTGGTGGCGCATGGATGAGCTCTTTCCGTACTCAGTCTGAGCTGATGAACCAGAAGCCGGTTATTCTGAACAACATGAATATCACCAAAGCGCCAGATGGTGAGCCGACATTCCTGAGCTTTGATGAGGTATCGACGATGTTCCACGAAATGGGACACGCGCTTCATGGCATGTTCTCAGATGTGACTTACCCTTCATTAGCGGGTACATCGGTATCTCGTGACTATGTCGAATTCCCTTCAACGTTCCAGGAAGACTGGATGTTGAATGAAAAAGTGATTAATAACTTTGCGAAGCACTATGAAACGGGTGAACAAATTCCACAAGAGTTGTTGGACAAGATACTAGCTGCGCGCAATTTCAATCAAGGTTTTGATACTCTAGAGTATGTAGCGGCTGCGTTACTGGATCTCGAATATCATACGGTTGAACCGGGTACTGAAATTAAAGACGTACAAGCGTTTGAAAAAGATGCGTTAGAGCGTAACGGTGTCTTAGTTGAGGCGGTGCCTCCTCGTTACCGTTCGACTTATTTTGCGCATGTATTCGCCGGTGGTTATTCTGCAGGTTACTATGCGTATATGTGGAGTGAAGTCTTAGCAGCTGACGCGTTTAAACATATGAACAACAATGGTGGTTTAACGCTGGAAAATGGCCAAGCATTCCGTAAAGAGATTCTGTCGCAAGGTAACAGTAAAGATCCAATGCAGCAGTACATCGATTGGCGTGGTCAAGAACCAACCGTCGAAGCGTTATTGGAGCGTCGAGGTCTGACGGATCCAAGTATCGACTAAACAGCGATAAAAGATGACTGAATAGTCGCTATAAAAAGCCACTGGCGTTATCATCGCCAGTGGCTTTTTTGTATCTACAGGATGAGGTCGGTAATGAAGGAACGGATCGTAATTGTTGGCGGTGGCGCAGGCGGACTCGAGTTAGCGACACAGCTAGGTCGTAAATTGGGACGTAAAGGTAAAGCTCAAATTACCTTGATTGATCGCAATACAACGCATCTCTGGAAACCGCTATTGCATGAGGTTGCTTCTGGCGCTTTAGACTCAAGGTTGGCGGAGGTTGATTATCGAGGACAAAGCGCCCGGGAAGGCTTTCAGTTTCTGATTGGTACGTTGGAACATGTTGATAAAGATGCGAAAACGGTCACCCTTGCGGCCATTAATAATAGTGAAGGTGAGGAAGTTCTGAGTACAAGAAACGTGCCTTATGATCGTTTGATTCTAGCCGTTGGCAGTGTGACCGCCGATTTCGGTACCCCTGGAGTTAAAGAAAATTGCTATTTTTTGGACTCTTTAAAACAAGCGGACGCGTTTCATGCTGAGCTACTCGATGAGTTCTTAAGAGTGAACCAAGCTCTCGAAGACGGTAAAGAGGCTGAATTGTCATTGGCTATTGTTGGCGGCGGTGCGACTGGTGTCGAGTTAGCCGCCGAGCTTGTGCACTCGGTGTCCTTATTGTCTATTTACGGACTCAAACATCTCAATAGAAGCCATTTTAAGGTTCAGTTGATTGAGGCTGGAGAGAGATTATTACCGGCTTTACCGGAACGTTTATCCACTTCAGTTCTGAAGAAACTCCGTAAGTTGGGTGTGGAAGTCATCTTGAATAACCCGGTTAAAGAGGTGACGAAACAGCAGCTTTGCCTCTCGGAGGGGGAGCCAATAACGGCCGATATGATGGTATGGGCAGCAGGTGTCAGAGCGCCGGATATTACGCAGTCCTGGAATTTACAACTTAGAAAAAACAATCAAATAGAAGTTAATGAGTACCTTCAGTCCGTTTCAGATAAGTCCATTTACGCAATGGGCGATTGCTCGGCCTGCCGGATTGACGACGAACGCTGGGTGCCGCCGCGTGCTCAATCTGCGCATCAGATGGCCGAATGTTTATACAAAAATATTTCACGAGAATACGCTGGCCGCGATCCCAAACCTTTTCGTTACAAAGACAGAGGCTCGCTAGTTTCGCTGAGTCGCTTTTCGGCGGTTGGTAATTTAATGCAAAGCAAAAGTGTGTCTATGTCGATTGAAGGCACACTGGCACGATGGGCCTACGCGAGCTTGTATCGCATGCATCAGCGAGCGTTGCATGGTTGGTGGAAAATGTTTTTAATTCTGTTGGTGGACAAGCTAAACCATGCGGTAAAACCCCGTCTGAAGTTGCATTGACGATATACTTCAGTAGTCGCATCAGGCACAATATGGCGTCTGACATTAGAAGCAAAAAGTAGACTGACACGGCGAAATGACAGCACCAAACTTTATCCATTTACGCATTCACAGTGACTTCTCCATGGTCGATGGCTTAGCCAAAGTCGGCCCGATATGTGATGCTGTAGCTGACGCGGGTATGCCGGCATTAGCAATAACCGATCAAATGAACTTTTGCGGCCTGGTTCGTTATTACGGTACGGCGCATAAACTGGGATTAAAGCCTATTATCGGGTGTGACTTTTGGGTACAGCACAGCTACCCCGAAGGTGAGATATTCCGTTTGACGGCTTTGGCTATGGATAACGACGGTTATCAGCAAATTACACAGTTAATGTCGAAAGCTTATTTGCGAGGGCACATAGCGGATAAACCCGTTATTGATAAGGATTGGCTAAAAGAGCACAACCAAGGGATTATTTTGCTCTCCGGTGCCCGTGAAGGTGATATCGGCCATGCATTATTAAGAAACGATGATAAAGAACTTGATGCGGCATTGGATTTTTATCAAGAGTATTTCCCCGACCGCTTTTATCTTGAATTGGTGCGAACCGGGCGTCCTAAAGAAGAAGACTACTTGCACAAGGCAGTAAAACTAGCCGGTGAAACACAGATCCCCGTGGTTGCAACCAATGAAGTCGTTTTTCTGAAAGAAGAAAATTTTGACGCCCATGAGATTCGTGTATCTATTCATGACGGTTACCAGCTTGAAGATCGCCGCCGCCCCAAAAAATATTCGCCGCAGCAGTATCTAAAAACGGCCGAAGAAATGGCGGAGCTGTTCTCCGATATTCCTGAAGCGTTGGAAAATACCGTTGAAATCGCTAAGCGATGTAATGTGACAGTCCGCTTGGGCGAATACTTTCTGCCGAAATTTCCGACCGGAGATATGACGACGGAAGACTACTTGGTCAAAGTGTCTGAAGAAGGCTTAGAAGAGCGTCTTGAATTTCTTTTTCCTGACGAGGAGGAACGCGCGGCTAAACGTCCAGAATATGATGAGCGTCTAGTAGAAGAGCTTAACGTCATTAATGGGATGGGCTTCCCGGGCTACTTCCTCATCGTTATGGAGTTCATTCAGTGGAGTAAAGACAATGGCATACCCGTTGGTCCGGGGCGAGGGTCGGGTGCGGGGTCGTTAGTTGCTTACGCACTGAAAATTACCGATTTGGATCCGCTCGAGTTTGACCTGCTTTTCGAACGGTTTCTGAACCCTGAACGGGTCTCTATGCCGGACTTTGATGTGGACTTCTGTATGGATCGCCGTGATGAGGTTATTGACCACGTTGCCGATTTGTACGGTCGCGAAGCGGTATCGCAGATCATTACGTTTGGCACCATGGCTGCGAAAGCCGCAATACGTGATGTAGGGCGTGTCCTGGGACACCCGTATGGCTTTGTGGATCGCATATCGAAGTTAGTGCCCGGTGACCCGGGGATGACGCTGGAGAAGGCATTTGAAATAGAGCCTCAGCTGGGAGAATTGTACGATCAGGACGGTGAGGTCAAAGCCATTATTGATATGGCCAGGATTCTAGAAGGGGTCACACGTAATGCCGGTAAACACGCCGGTGGCGTGGTTATTTCGCCAACCACTATTACCGACTTCTCACCGCTGTATTGTGACGATGAAGGCAAAAACCCGGTCACCCAGTTCGATAAAAACGATGTTGAATCGGCAGGCTTGGTCAAGTTTGACTTTCTAGGCTTGCGAACACTGACCATTATTCAGTGGGCCGTCGATATGGTGAATGCCCGCAAGGAGAAAGCAGGCGAAGAGCTTATCGATATCACCGCTATCGATTTAACCGATCCGGCATGTTTCAAATTACTTAAAAAGGCCGAAACAACCGCCGTTTTCCAGTTGGAGTCGCGAGGCATGAAGGAGCTAATTAAGAAGCTTTTGCCTGACTCCTTTGAAGACATCATCGCATTGGTTGCTCTATTCCGACCGGGACCGTTGCAGTCGGGCATGGTCGATAACTTCATTGACCGAAAGCATGGTCGTGAAGAAATCTCTTATCCGGATGTTAAGTATCAGCACGACAGCTTGCAGCCGATTCTCGAACCGACATACGGCGTTATTTTGTACCAAGAGCAGGTTATGCAAATTGCACAGGTACTGGCGGGCTACACGCTGGGCGGCGCTGATTTGTTGCGTCGAGCTATGGGTAAGAAAAAGCCCGAGGAAATGGCAAAGCAGCGCGAGATTTTCCGGGAAGGGGCAGCGAAGAATAATATTGACCCTGAATTGGCGATGAAAATCTTCGATCTGGTAGAGAAGTTCGCCGGCTATGGGTTTAATAAATCGCACTCGGCCGCTTATGCCTTAGTGTCGTATCAAACGTTGTGGATGAAGACTCATTATCCGGCTGAATTTATGGCTGCGGTGATGTCAGCGGATATGGATAACACCGATAAAATTGTTACGCTGGCGGATGAGTGTGAGCGAATGGGTCTTGAATTATTGCCGCCAGACGTCAATAAGGGCGCCTATAAGTTTACTGTTGATGAACAACAGCGTGTTGTTTATGGCATTGGGGCTATTAAAGGTGTTGGCGAGGCGCCGATTGAGTCTATTATTCAAGCTAGAAATGAAGGTGGTCCGTTCAAAGATTTGTTCGACTTCTGTTGTCGGGTGAATTTGAAAAAAATGAATAAGCGGGTTCTGGAGCGGCTAATACGAGCAGGTGCTATGGATAATTTAGGACCACACCGCGCGGCGCTTATGGCGACGCTGGAAAAAGCCATTCGCCAGGCAGAGCAGCATTTGCAGGCAGAGCAAATTGGTCAGTCCGATATGTTTGGTGTGCTGACTACCGAGCCAGAAGCGGTCGAACAGGAGTTTGTGCAGGTACGCCAATGGCCGGAGGCCGTGTGGTTGGAAGGTGAACGGGAAACTCTTGGGCTTTACCTCACCGGACACCCCATTAACCGCTTTAGAAGTGAGTTGACGCATTATGTGTCAAATACTTTGTCTAATGTGGGACCAACACCAAAAGACCAAAGTGTTGCTATTGCGGGGCTCGTAATAGATATTCGCGTGCTGACAAACAAACGTGGCCAACGTTTTGCTATAGTAACGTTAGATGACAAGACGGCGCGCATGGATGTACGATTATTCAGCAATGAATACGAAAGTTATCAAGAATTGCTCGAAAAAGACCGAATTTTGTGGATAAAAGGTGAGGTCAGATTTGATAACTTTAGTAATAGCAATACAATGACCGCTAGAGAAGTGATGGCCATTGAGCAAGCGCGTGAGAGTTATTTACGCAGTTTGTCGATTACGCTGACTGAAGACGCACTTGAGAACGGTGTGGCAGGTAAGCTGGAAACAGTGCTGGCGCCTTATGCGAAAGGAACCTGCCCAATAAAGCTTCGTTATAACTCGTCGTATGCGAAGGCAGAATTGTCAGTGGAAGCGAATTGGTATGTGACGCCATCGGATGAATTAATAGACGAATTACAGAGCTTGCTGGGGAATCAGCAGGTTTCACTCGAATTTTAAAGGAAATGACAGCGAATGAGCCTTAATTTTCTGGATTTTGAACAGCCAATAGCTGAGCTCGAAGCGCAGATCGAAGAATTAAAGTCAGTCGGTAAGCGCGGCGAACTTGACATTAATATTGAAGAAGAAGTTCAGCGTTTAACAAAGAAGAGCCAGGAGCTCACAGAAAAAATCTTTTCTGATTTAGGCGCCTGGCAGGTTGCGCAGTTGGCTCGCCATCCATTACGACCGTATACACTCGATTACATTCGGATGATTTTTACCGAGTTTGATGAGCTGGCGGGTGATAGAACGTTTGCGAATGACGAAGCTATTGTTGGCGGTATGGCACGCCTTGATGGCACACCGGTGATGGTGATTGGCCAGCAGAAAGGACGCGAGACCAAAGAGAAAATTCGCCGTAACTTTGGTATGCCAAAACCAGAGGGCTACCGAAAAGCGCTGCGATTAATGGAAACCGCGGAACGTTTTAATTTACCTATTATTACATTCATCGACACCCCAGGAGCCTACCCGGGCATTGGTGCCGAAGAGCGCGGACAAAGTGAAGCCATTGCACGTAACTTAAAAGTTATGTCGCGACTGAATGTGCCCATTATCTGTACGGTAATTGGTGAGGGAGGCTCAGGTGGTGCATTAGCGATTGGTGTTGGCGATAAAGTGAATATGTTGCAGTACAGCACTTACTCGGTTATTTCACCCGAAGGGTGTGCGTCTATTCTATGGAAGAGTGCCAGTAAAGCGCCATTAGCGGCAGAAGCCATGGGGGTTACCGCGCAGCGGAGTAAAGAGCTTGGCCTTATTGATGCCATTATTCCAGAGCCGTTGGGCGGGGCGCATCGCCACGCAGAGGAAATGGCGAGCCGTTTGAAGCAGCAGCTGCTGTCAGACGTGAAATCATTGGAAGGACTGAGTAAGTCTGAGCGTTTGGATCAGCGTTACAAAAAACTGATGTCGTTTGGGTACTGCTAAGCATAATGTCCACTGATGCGCTTTATGAGCGCTTCCTAAAGGTTATTAACCGACTATCTCTGCGCCCGGGGCAGCAAATTGTTGCTGCCTTAGGTGGTGGAGCCGACTCACAAACCATCCTCGATTTATTGATGCGCTTTCGGCGCGACAACCCGCAGTACAATTACTTAGCTATTCATTTGGATCATAGCTTTCATCCAGACTCAGGCCGATGGTCAGACGTTATTCACGAAGCTGCAAAGGCTTATGGGGTTGATACCATTTTTGAGCTTCTTGAAGTTCCCATGAAAAGTCGAGTGAGCAAAGAAGCTATTGGTCGAGAGCTTCGCTATAAGCGTTTGGCAGAGCTGACCGAATCTAATGCGGTGTTGCTGCTAGGGCAACATAAGAATGATCAAATAGAAACCTTTTTGCTGCAATTAAAACGAGGTAGTGGTCCTAAGGGTTTAGCGTCCATGGCTGAGATTCAGCCATGGGAAGGGGAACGCACGATTTGTCGACCGTTATTGAGTACCAGTAAAAATGAAATCTTAGGGTACGCCGAGTCTAATCAGTTAACCTGGATTGAAGACGACACCAACTACGACACGACAATTGAGCGTAACTTCTTAAGGCATGACGTTATTCCTACATTAGAAAAACGCTGGCCACACTTTGGTATGAGTGTCATTCGTGCCGCCAGGCTGTGTGCCGAACAGCAGGATGTCATGAATGAGTTGCTTCTGGAAAAGTTACAGGTGGCTCAGCAAGAGAAGAGCTCTGATTGTTTTCCTCTAAATATACTCGAAGGCGCATCGGCGGCAATGCAACGTGCATTACTGCGCACCTGGCTTCAAACGCTCGGCAAAAGTTTGCCGAGTTATGAGCAACTCGAGCAAATAAGGCGGCAAAGTTTGAACGTTCGTTCAGACAGTCAGCTGGAAATTAGCTGCCAAGGTTATTGGGTTCGGTATTTTCAGAACGCTCTATGGGTTGATGACGGTGCTCCGGAAGCTATTTTCGAAGTAGCCATTTCCAAGCCCTTGACAAATTTTGGCGAGTGGGGAAGTTTGCGGGTTCCTGAAAGCTTATTGGCGGAGTCGGAACGACTTACCATCAGTTGCATCCATCCGAAAAGCAAACTTGGCAAGCCTGGGCGGAGCGGACGCAAGAAGTTAATAGACTGGCTGAAAGAAAGAGGTTTAGCGCCCTGGTTGAGGCAGCGGGTGCCAGTTTTACAATCTGGCGACAACTGTATCTGGACACCTGTCACAGGCTGGTTGCTCACAGATCCCGAAAACCACAAACCGCCGACGTTAAAACCAAGCTGGGAAACGTCGCTACAATGGCTAAATGATTAGTTCACCCTAGAGCGCAATGACTTTGCCTCGTACAAACGCTTATCCACTTCGTCAAGAACATCGTCTGCCGAGTGGAAGCTTTCCATCTGTATAGCACCTGAGCTAAAAGCAACATTTAAAGACATCAACTTTGAATCGCGACTAATGGCTTTCTTTATACGTTCAATAATTTCACTCACCTGGCTTTTGGGCGTATCTTCCAAAACCAAAACGAACTCATCGCCGCCGTAGCGAAAAACGCGATCGGTGTCCCTGAGTTGATGTTTAATAAGCTGAGCGAACTGCTGTAATACTTCATCACCCTGTTGATGACCAAAGTTATCATTCACCTGTTTAAAGTTATCCATGTCGATAAGCACAATACTCACATCTTTTTGAGGGTCGCGCTTAAGTTTGGCGGTGATGTGTGCCAGAGTTTCATCGAGCAGCGATCGGTTGCCAACGCCGGTTAGGTGGTCTTTAACCGCCGCCTGACGAACTTTGGAATAAGCCATGGAGTTGCGCAACGGGAAAGTCAATTGTTTATGCATTTGCTCAAGGCGAAGTTTTACAGCGTACGACGCCGGTTGCTTGAATTGGTAAAGCATCTGTCCAAGATATTGGTCGTCAGCGTAAAGCATAACCGCATATTCAAAGTTACTTTCGTCGTATTGACCGCATAAGTTAATTACTTGATCATCGGAGACAAATTGCATCGCTTTGACAGGCATTCGCTCTAAAACGGCATGACTGTAAATTGACAGCAAAGAGGTAATATCAAGCGTTGTCTGTAACTTCTCGCTCAACGACGTTGAATTTGTTCTAATGTCGTCAGTTGAGGTGAGTTGGCTGACCAACGCCTGAGTTTTGTTAATAGCAGAGTTTAAGCGATCTCTAATTACAGCTTTACCTAACATGTGCTCTTTGACTCCAGTGAATTTTGTCTGAATATCGTTAAGCAAAATTCAAGCCAATATTAAAAATTACAATCAAAACAACTGGTTATAAAGTCAGTTTTTCTGAAACAAAACAGTGTTAATATTTTGACAGCAATATTTAAAACAAAGAGGGACTGAATGAACGGCACGTTTTCCAGCTTATTGATGTTACTGGCGGTAGCGGTAGTGCTTGTATGGCTCTTCCGAAGAGTAAAACTACCCGCAATACTGGCGTATCTGGTGGCTGGAATTATAGCCGGGCCGGAAATCATGGGTTGGATTAAGGATCCTGACGATTACCACTTGGTTGCAGAGTTGGGTATTGTTTTCCTGCTGTTCTCTCTTGGTTTGGAATTTTCCTTGCCCAAAATGATGGCAATGCGTCGTTGGGTATTTGGTTTAGGTGCAGCCCAAGTCATTGGCTCGTTACTGGTGTTTATGCTCATCGGATTTCTGTGGCTTGGTGAGTGGGCGGCGTCACTCGCGATTGCCGGGGCGCTGGCGTTGTCATCGACTGCCGTGGTTATTAAACAGCTCAAAGAAAGTGCACAAACTGCAACTCGACGAGGGCAAATGACGGTAGCCATTTTGCTGTTCCAGGACATTGCGGTTGTTCCGTTACTAATTATTATTCCGTTGCTGGCGTCAGATTCCGGCAGTATTGGATACACCTTATTGCTTGCGCTGGCAAAAGGCACAGCGGTTATTGCTGTATTGATGGCTGTGGGTAAATGGGTACTACCGTACTTATTTAAAGAAATAGCCAAGCAAAGAACCGACGAGCTGTTTGTACTGGCAACGTTGCTGGTTGCATTGGTTGCCGGTGGTATGACGCATTTATTTGGCTTGTCGATGGCTCTGGGCGCGTTTTTGGCCGGTATGATGTTGGGCGAGAGCCAGTATAAGCATC is drawn from Idiomarina piscisalsi and contains these coding sequences:
- a CDS encoding M3 family metallopeptidase, whose translation is MRKTLLAVAIGAAVSLGACSDASKPSNTENGSAQAESSQEATAMNPFFEASSLLYQAPDFNAIEFKHFKPAFERGMKEHMEEIKAIATNSEEPTFENTIVAMEKSGAILGRVSSVFYNLSSSHSNDQIRELQAELAPKMASHSDNIRLNADLFARIKTLHEQRNDLDLDSEAKRLLEETYKEFIRAGAQLNDEQKAQIREINEQLSSLTNEFRDGLMSLTQETVVFVEDKEKLTGLSDSRIESLANAAKSRDKEGQYAIVLTNTTRQSILAELENRELRQEIWEASANRGTGNTETDQNPLVKQLVKLRADKAQLLGYNSWGDYVLETNMAGNPDAAKKMLRDLVPAVVSNVEREAAEIQAAIDADGKDFELKPWDWFYYAEKVRAEKYSLDSDEVKKYFEFNRVLEDGVFYAMGELFGITFEERKDIPVYQEDVKVYEVFDVDGSSLGLFYADYYARDSKRGGAWMSSFRTQSELMNQKPVILNNMNITKAPDGEPTFLSFDEVSTMFHEMGHALHGMFSDVTYPSLAGTSVSRDYVEFPSTFQEDWMLNEKVINNFAKHYETGEQIPQELLDKILAARNFNQGFDTLEYVAAALLDLEYHTVEPGTEIKDVQAFEKDALERNGVLVEAVPPRYRSTYFAHVFAGGYSAGYYAYMWSEVLAADAFKHMNNNGGLTLENGQAFRKEILSQGNSKDPMQQYIDWRGQEPTVEALLERRGLTDPSID
- a CDS encoding NAD(P)/FAD-dependent oxidoreductase, coding for MKERIVIVGGGAGGLELATQLGRKLGRKGKAQITLIDRNTTHLWKPLLHEVASGALDSRLAEVDYRGQSAREGFQFLIGTLEHVDKDAKTVTLAAINNSEGEEVLSTRNVPYDRLILAVGSVTADFGTPGVKENCYFLDSLKQADAFHAELLDEFLRVNQALEDGKEAELSLAIVGGGATGVELAAELVHSVSLLSIYGLKHLNRSHFKVQLIEAGERLLPALPERLSTSVLKKLRKLGVEVILNNPVKEVTKQQLCLSEGEPITADMMVWAAGVRAPDITQSWNLQLRKNNQIEVNEYLQSVSDKSIYAMGDCSACRIDDERWVPPRAQSAHQMAECLYKNISREYAGRDPKPFRYKDRGSLVSLSRFSAVGNLMQSKSVSMSIEGTLARWAYASLYRMHQRALHGWWKMFLILLVDKLNHAVKPRLKLH
- the dnaE gene encoding DNA polymerase III subunit alpha — protein: MTAPNFIHLRIHSDFSMVDGLAKVGPICDAVADAGMPALAITDQMNFCGLVRYYGTAHKLGLKPIIGCDFWVQHSYPEGEIFRLTALAMDNDGYQQITQLMSKAYLRGHIADKPVIDKDWLKEHNQGIILLSGAREGDIGHALLRNDDKELDAALDFYQEYFPDRFYLELVRTGRPKEEDYLHKAVKLAGETQIPVVATNEVVFLKEENFDAHEIRVSIHDGYQLEDRRRPKKYSPQQYLKTAEEMAELFSDIPEALENTVEIAKRCNVTVRLGEYFLPKFPTGDMTTEDYLVKVSEEGLEERLEFLFPDEEERAAKRPEYDERLVEELNVINGMGFPGYFLIVMEFIQWSKDNGIPVGPGRGSGAGSLVAYALKITDLDPLEFDLLFERFLNPERVSMPDFDVDFCMDRRDEVIDHVADLYGREAVSQIITFGTMAAKAAIRDVGRVLGHPYGFVDRISKLVPGDPGMTLEKAFEIEPQLGELYDQDGEVKAIIDMARILEGVTRNAGKHAGGVVISPTTITDFSPLYCDDEGKNPVTQFDKNDVESAGLVKFDFLGLRTLTIIQWAVDMVNARKEKAGEELIDITAIDLTDPACFKLLKKAETTAVFQLESRGMKELIKKLLPDSFEDIIALVALFRPGPLQSGMVDNFIDRKHGREEISYPDVKYQHDSLQPILEPTYGVILYQEQVMQIAQVLAGYTLGGADLLRRAMGKKKPEEMAKQREIFREGAAKNNIDPELAMKIFDLVEKFAGYGFNKSHSAAYALVSYQTLWMKTHYPAEFMAAVMSADMDNTDKIVTLADECERMGLELLPPDVNKGAYKFTVDEQQRVVYGIGAIKGVGEAPIESIIQARNEGGPFKDLFDFCCRVNLKKMNKRVLERLIRAGAMDNLGPHRAALMATLEKAIRQAEQHLQAEQIGQSDMFGVLTTEPEAVEQEFVQVRQWPEAVWLEGERETLGLYLTGHPINRFRSELTHYVSNTLSNVGPTPKDQSVAIAGLVIDIRVLTNKRGQRFAIVTLDDKTARMDVRLFSNEYESYQELLEKDRILWIKGEVRFDNFSNSNTMTAREVMAIEQARESYLRSLSITLTEDALENGVAGKLETVLAPYAKGTCPIKLRYNSSYAKAELSVEANWYVTPSDELIDELQSLLGNQQVSLEF
- the accA gene encoding acetyl-CoA carboxylase carboxyl transferase subunit alpha, whose translation is MSLNFLDFEQPIAELEAQIEELKSVGKRGELDINIEEEVQRLTKKSQELTEKIFSDLGAWQVAQLARHPLRPYTLDYIRMIFTEFDELAGDRTFANDEAIVGGMARLDGTPVMVIGQQKGRETKEKIRRNFGMPKPEGYRKALRLMETAERFNLPIITFIDTPGAYPGIGAEERGQSEAIARNLKVMSRLNVPIICTVIGEGGSGGALAIGVGDKVNMLQYSTYSVISPEGCASILWKSASKAPLAAEAMGVTAQRSKELGLIDAIIPEPLGGAHRHAEEMASRLKQQLLSDVKSLEGLSKSERLDQRYKKLMSFGYC
- the tilS gene encoding tRNA lysidine(34) synthetase TilS translates to MSTDALYERFLKVINRLSLRPGQQIVAALGGGADSQTILDLLMRFRRDNPQYNYLAIHLDHSFHPDSGRWSDVIHEAAKAYGVDTIFELLEVPMKSRVSKEAIGRELRYKRLAELTESNAVLLLGQHKNDQIETFLLQLKRGSGPKGLASMAEIQPWEGERTICRPLLSTSKNEILGYAESNQLTWIEDDTNYDTTIERNFLRHDVIPTLEKRWPHFGMSVIRAARLCAEQQDVMNELLLEKLQVAQQEKSSDCFPLNILEGASAAMQRALLRTWLQTLGKSLPSYEQLEQIRRQSLNVRSDSQLEISCQGYWVRYFQNALWVDDGAPEAIFEVAISKPLTNFGEWGSLRVPESLLAESERLTISCIHPKSKLGKPGRSGRKKLIDWLKERGLAPWLRQRVPVLQSGDNCIWTPVTGWLLTDPENHKPPTLKPSWETSLQWLND
- a CDS encoding GGDEF domain-containing protein, with the protein product MLGKAVIRDRLNSAINKTQALVSQLTSTDDIRTNSTSLSEKLQTTLDITSLLSIYSHAVLERMPVKAMQFVSDDQVINLCGQYDESNFEYAVMLYADDQYLGQMLYQFKQPASYAVKLRLEQMHKQLTFPLRNSMAYSKVRQAAVKDHLTGVGNRSLLDETLAHITAKLKRDPQKDVSIVLIDMDNFKQVNDNFGHQQGDEVLQQFAQLIKHQLRDTDRVFRYGGDEFVLVLEDTPKSQVSEIIERIKKAISRDSKLMSLNVAFSSGAIQMESFHSADDVLDEVDKRLYEAKSLRSRVN